From the Schistocerca piceifrons isolate TAMUIC-IGC-003096 chromosome 2, iqSchPice1.1, whole genome shotgun sequence genome, the window AACAATGACAGAGAACTTTTCTAAACAAAACGCTCAtattgatgaacgttttaacagtcacacagaaaactgtttgatacgTCACCGCACACTGGTGCGATCGCAGAataaagaacgaaaagaactatcacaaacaataaacagcgacaggacgacaaaagaaagtgtttgcttagggaaaaacttacgtggacaatcacatacactcgatttcggaagaaatcgaaacggttaaggagacaaatattcaaatacgaGAGAGGCTCACGGAAATCCAATCACATACAATGGAGGTGAAAATTTCTACACACACTGAAATCCAGGATATTagggataaattaacagaagttctgacACTAACTGACAAACTGGAACACACACAAACCAATCAAGACGCAGAAAATTTGAAATCTgattttaagaaagtaaccaaaagtaatggtaaattacgaaacgaattgacagaaaagatcaacgaaCTAACTACAAGAATAGACCTGTTAGACACTACCAATGACAGTAAATCAGATAACAGTACACCAGTCTCAATTCAAcagatttctaatagtaaagatacgcaaattacaaatgtgcaacaaacaatcgcagacctagaatcacgtaataatttgttacatccGAAAATCAATTCTTTACAGCGAAGGATAGCTGACACACATGAAACAACTGCAATCAATTCTAACAGAACACACAACATTACGAGATGCCTCAGatgcacaatacatataatgtcggtagacttcagagtgtaagagatcttaaccaggcagaaacacacacaaattcatattcacaacattacgaaaataattacacacaaagcatttcatttcagtgagaaagttcaaaacatttaaaaacgacaggacgcaaatacatccactggactggatccaacaattcaatgTGGCACTCCAACCAtcatggccagttcaacataagctagaatttattattagttttcttgaaggggaaccagcgagaagaatgcgaccaattgctagacagtagaagcattccaggaagcatttctagcagcatattggtcaTATACCACACAGAGTAGcgttaaagatctgctaattagtctgtcaaatttcgagaattctactttcccaacaaccacacaatttttcgagtatatggttgaacaaaaccaatacctcaatgagccatacagtcaatctgcattaatacagctgtgtatttcaaaACTACACAGAGTATTAAAACtgtcattattaacaggccagcaaaaggacagcgtgtacgcatttagacacatcctgcaattgctagaggtacaccaggcagattatgcgtttgttaataagaacttttcacgacataacgcaaaccagacaaacagtactaattttgagcaaacacgatttggcaatgacaatcataataaacgctttcgcagcgaaaatgaaaactttaatcgaGGATACACACAAGGTTTCAATGAAAAGCagtataataacaatgtacattacaattcaagacaacaacaaagccatccaaataacaCGACACATATACGACAGGAAACGCCgaaccagctatgatttacaagagattataaccGGATGTACAATGACATCAACCaattattatcataagaggaactaatattattgaattatttcctTTGCGAAACTCAATACAACTGAagatatgtttgcgcaatgctaattGTAAGATAACTGTAAAAAGTAAATCCCCTTTGAACGttagtaaaatcatttcattaccaacagtaaatatttggagcgttttcagaatataattaatttttgccagcaatattgcattactgattataatcaatcccaaaaaccatcagcataaaattttgcaaaaattttattgttgtcgagaaaaactgtaaaaatgaattacgttacttcagtcaaattaactaaagaataacgtcagctttgctaataaagaatgtcacctttggtaataaatacagccattcattatgacagcccaccagcagttaatatagcatagtaaaccagagtaagtatattcatgtcgcagttcgatgtagcaatcagatggcgatccagtaacagtaaaaaaggtaaaaaACAGTTTtcggttattgcagataacgactgagggccacgacgaggACACAGTtatatcagaaaataacttttaataagcaccaattaaatttgtatgagaagatagagaaagagaataaaattCAAAGGGAAGATTTTATTTGCTCTTACTCTGCAAGAGATAGAAAtactaagggaaggttacataggtctTTGTAAAAGGGAACGTTATCATTAACAAGAGATATAGAGGAAAATGGAAGGTTTcaccatatttgcattttcccatattCCGAGAAACatcgtcctaccaaccgattcctccttcttgtcaagttgtgccacaaatttctcatctcccatatttgcgtttttcacatatttgcgtttttcacatatttgcgtttttcacatatttgcgtttttcacatatttgcgtttttccccgcaCTTGCGTTTTTCCCCGCACTTGCGTTTTTCCCCGCACTTGCGTTTTCCCCCGCACTTGCGTTTTCCCCCGCACTTGCGTTTTCCCCCGCACTTGCGTTTTCCCCCGCACTTGCGTTTTCCCCCGCACTTGCGTTTTCCCCCGCACTTGCGTTTTCCCCCGCACTTGCGTTTTCCCCCGCACTTGCGTTTTCCCCCGCACTTGCGTTTTCCCCCGCACTTGCGTTTTCCCCCGCACTTGCGCTCGTCCCCGCACTTGCGCTCGTCCCCGCACTTGCGCTCGTCCCCGCACCTGCGCTCGTCCCCGCACCTGCGCTCGTCCCCGCACTTGCGCTCGTCCCCGCACCTGCGCTCGTCCCCGCACCTGCGCTCGTCCCCGCACCTGCGCTCGTCCCCGCACCTGCGCTCGTCCCCGCACCTGCGCTCGTCCCCGCACCTGCGCTCGTCCCCGCACCTGCGCTCGTCCCCGCACCTGCGCTCGTCCCCGCACCTGCGCTCGTCCCCGCACCTGCGCTCGTCCCCGCACCTGCGCTCGTCCCCGCACCTGCGCTCGTCCCCGCACCTGCGCTCGTCCCCGCACCTGCGCTCGTCCCCGCACCTGCGCTCGTCCCCGCACCTGCGCTCGTCCCCGCACCTGCGCTCGTCCCCGCACCTGCGCTCGTCCCCGCACCTGCGCTCGTCCCCGCACCTGCGCTCGTCCCCGCACCTGCGCTCGTCCCCGCACATGCGCTCGTCCCCGCACATGCGCTCGTCCCCGCACATGCGCTCGTCCCCGCACATGCGCTCGTCCCCGCACATGCGCTCGTCCCCGCACATGCGCTCGTCCCCGCACATGCGCTCGTCCCCGCACATGCGCTCGTCCCCGCACATGCGCTCGTCCCCGCACATGCGCTCGTCCCCGCACATGCGCTCGTCCCCGCACATGCGCTCGTCCCCGCACATGCGCTCGTCCCCGCACATGCGCTCGTCCCCGCACATGCGCTCGTCCCCGCACCTGCGCTCGTCCCCGCACCTGCGCTCGTCCCCGCACCTGCGCTCGTCCCCGCACCTGCGCTCGTCCCCGCACCTGCGCTCGTCCCCGCACCTGCGCTCGTCCCCGCACCTGCGCTCGTC encodes:
- the LOC124775973 gene encoding balbiani ring protein 6-like, with amino-acid sequence MCGDERMCGDERMCGDERMCGDERMCGDERMCGDERMCGDERMCGDERMCGDERMCGDERMCGDERMCGDERMCGDERMCGDERMCGDERRCGDERRCGDERRCGDERRCGDERRCGDERRCGDERRCGDERRCGDERRCGDERRCGDERRCGDERRCGDERRCGDERRCGDERRCGDERRCGDERRCGDERRCGDERRCGDERRCGDERRCGDERKCGDERRCGDERRCGDERKCGDERKCGDERKCGGKRKCGGKRKCGGKRKCGGKRKCGGKRKCGGKRKCGGKRKCGGKRKCGGKRKCGGKRKCGGKRKCGEKRKCGEKRKCGEKRKYVKNANM